In a single window of the Persephonella sp. KM09-Lau-8 genome:
- a CDS encoding glycosyltransferase family 2 protein: MISVLIAAYNEERFIGRTLEDVLSLPFDKEVIVVDDGSTDGTYSVLESFGRDIILVRNSKNRGKGYSLRKALEYASKENVVIQDADGEYPPFNIERLIERKEKANADMVVGMRMMDLVALYRDVSLASFVANKIFVKLIGIPDVFSGQRLIKTDLARKMNLESDGFEIETEISLKALRLNASIEFVPIYYYPRKREEGKKIGFQDFIKISKYYLKFRLSEGAL, translated from the coding sequence ATGATTAGTGTGCTTATTGCGGCGTATAATGAGGAACGTTTTATAGGCAGGACACTTGAGGATGTTTTATCTCTTCCTTTTGATAAAGAGGTGATTGTTGTTGATGACGGATCTACGGATGGGACTTATTCTGTTTTGGAGTCCTTTGGCAGAGATATAATCTTAGTAAGAAATTCGAAAAATAGAGGTAAAGGCTATTCTCTAAGGAAGGCTTTAGAGTATGCTTCAAAGGAAAATGTCGTTATTCAGGATGCTGATGGAGAATATCCTCCTTTCAATATAGAAAGGCTTATTGAGAGAAAGGAAAAGGCTAATGCTGATATGGTTGTGGGAATGAGAATGATGGATTTGGTGGCTTTATACAGAGATGTGTCCCTTGCCAGTTTTGTTGCAAACAAAATCTTTGTAAAGCTTATAGGTATTCCGGATGTTTTTTCCGGTCAAAGATTAATAAAAACAGATTTAGCTAGAAAAATGAATTTAGAGTCCGATGGATTTGAGATAGAAACTGAAATTTCCCTTAAAGCTTTGAGATTGAATGCTTCTATAGAGTTTGTTCCTATTTATTATTATCCAAGGAAGCGGGAAGAAGGGAAGAAAATAGGCTTTCAGGATTTTATAAAAATTTCGAAGTATTATTTAAAGTTTAGATTATCAGAAGGGGCGTTGTGA
- a CDS encoding FHA domain-containing protein, translated as MIKICPACGTENPENAPVCLNCLEDLSVVSPTSKEKEKSIKLLINGKELTIKSGDTLGRQAVGSEIFKDFPTVSRKHAKISFENEEWFIEDLNSTNGTYVNGEKIKEKRKIKTGDKINLSMSLEAKVIGQD; from the coding sequence ATGATTAAAATATGCCCTGCTTGCGGAACCGAAAATCCTGAAAATGCTCCAGTATGCTTGAACTGCCTGGAAGATTTATCCGTTGTTTCCCCTACCTCTAAAGAAAAAGAAAAAAGTATAAAGCTTTTGATAAATGGAAAGGAACTTACGATAAAAAGTGGAGATACCCTGGGAAGGCAGGCAGTCGGTTCCGAAATCTTTAAAGACTTTCCAACGGTTTCCAGAAAACATGCAAAAATAAGCTTTGAAAACGAAGAATGGTTTATAGAAGACCTGAACTCAACAAACGGAACTTACGTAAACGGAGAAAAAATAAAGGAAAAAAGAAAAATAAAAACCGGAGATAAGATTAACCTTTCAATGTCTTTGGAAGCAAAAGTAATCGGACAGGATTAA
- a CDS encoding replication initiation protein, whose amino-acid sequence MEKKISDKDYLGKNPIAKFDNKIIEAIQLIIVDGKGEISSFTPEEHKIFIEAVSRLTVEDDASRHIKIDLREFLREKGVSERNYSYVRKLANSLRTKGFKIKIKEDFEIVVNIFSYTGGEGTRYLIVGFNADLVPFLLKLKGGFTQIPKKEVFKLASSYSIKLYQLLKRFEDTGKRVDKISDLKEKLGIPSERYKSFRDFNKRVLKKAIEDINKLTDIQVSYETVKEYRKVTHIVFYVQKKNEGEETVFQPFEQRWELIRDLRQQYSDFLEGLSFERLNENQVLFLLANLDTSLYPLEIAIDIIKTADKNKALDRPMGFLIRTFQINMEKAKYYELTLTPRKIDKELFAEKLERDKKAPELEQAKEMTEPLVQLLQESLGEKTLSFLREPLLDALLDKTEGVVYIPAPDEVYKEWLEKNYLQSIKEFLRENFDVSDVVVEVVSKESDGQ is encoded by the coding sequence ATGGAGAAGAAAATATCAGACAAAGATTATCTTGGGAAAAATCCTATTGCTAAGTTTGATAACAAAATAATTGAAGCTATTCAGCTTATTATTGTTGATGGAAAAGGAGAAATTTCTTCTTTTACTCCAGAGGAGCATAAGATTTTTATAGAAGCGGTCAGCAGATTGACCGTGGAAGATGACGCATCTAGGCATATCAAGATTGATTTAAGAGAGTTTTTAAGGGAAAAAGGAGTTAGTGAAAGAAATTATTCTTATGTACGAAAACTTGCCAATAGTCTAAGAACAAAAGGATTCAAGATAAAAATTAAGGAGGATTTTGAAATTGTAGTCAATATCTTTTCGTATACAGGTGGGGAAGGTACTAGATATCTGATTGTTGGCTTTAATGCTGATTTAGTTCCATTTTTGCTTAAACTCAAAGGTGGTTTTACGCAAATACCAAAGAAGGAGGTATTTAAGTTGGCATCGAGTTATTCCATAAAGTTGTATCAGTTATTGAAAAGGTTTGAGGATACAGGGAAAAGAGTGGATAAAATAAGTGATCTCAAGGAGAAGTTAGGTATACCTTCTGAACGTTACAAGAGCTTCAGGGATTTTAATAAAAGAGTTTTAAAGAAGGCTATTGAAGATATAAATAAACTAACCGATATTCAGGTTTCTTATGAAACTGTAAAGGAATATAGGAAGGTAACTCATATAGTTTTTTATGTTCAGAAAAAAAACGAAGGTGAAGAAACTGTTTTTCAACCTTTTGAGCAGAGATGGGAACTGATACGCGATTTAAGGCAACAGTATAGTGATTTTTTAGAAGGATTATCTTTTGAAAGGTTGAACGAAAATCAGGTTTTGTTTCTTTTGGCAAATCTTGATACTTCTTTATATCCTCTTGAAATTGCTATTGATATAATAAAGACAGCAGATAAAAATAAAGCTTTAGATAGGCCTATGGGATTTTTAATTAGAACTTTTCAAATAAATATGGAAAAAGCTAAGTATTATGAGCTTACTCTAACTCCCCGAAAAATAGACAAGGAATTGTTTGCAGAAAAACTTGAAAGAGACAAAAAAGCACCAGAACTGGAACAGGCAAAAGAAATGACGGAACCGTTGGTTCAGCTGTTGCAAGAAAGCTTAGGAGAAAAAACTTTGAGTTTTCTTAGGGAACCTTTGTTAGATGCTCTTTTAGATAAAACAGAGGGGGTTGTTTATATTCCAGCCCCAGATGAAGTTTACAAAGAATGGCTTGAAAAGAATTATTTGCAAAGCATAAAAGAGTTTTTAAGAGAAAATTTTGATGTTTCGGATGTAGTGGTTGAAGTAGTAAGCAAAGAAAGTGACGGGCAGTAA